One genomic region from Betaproteobacteria bacterium encodes:
- a CDS encoding GNAT family N-acetyltransferase, with product MVILNTERLVLRHLEPDDIDSLYTLYRDPEIRQYYPDGTRTFEQTKEELNWFRHGHPHHPELGLWATIDRSTGEFLGRCGLLPWDIEGKYEVELAYMIKKTRWREGLAIPKLRKQSSGMRATRWAFVSTDLPSIAPETQRVSLSMKGLVCHLSAEWSDEFGLCHIYSRALHPLREASNPQYMDSIPKQENDTLCRRYNES from the coding sequence ATGGTCATCCTGAATACCGAGCGCCTAGTGCTGCGCCATCTCGAGCCGGATGACATAGATTCGCTGTACACGTTGTATCGCGATCCCGAGATCCGACAGTACTATCCCGACGGCACTCGAACATTTGAGCAAACCAAGGAAGAGTTGAACTGGTTTCGCCACGGCCATCCGCATCACCCGGAACTGGGCCTCTGGGCAACGATCGATCGAAGCACAGGTGAATTTCTTGGCCGCTGCGGGCTTCTGCCTTGGGACATCGAGGGCAAGTACGAGGTTGAGCTTGCATACATGATCAAGAAGACTCGCTGGCGCGAAGGACTCGCTATCCCGAAGCTGCGCAAGCAATCATCGGGCATGCGCGCGACTCGTTGGGCCTTCGTGTCGACTGATCTGCCCTCGATCGCGCCTGAAACGCAGCGGGTCAGCCTGTCGATGAAGGGGTTGGTATGTCACTTGAGCGCGGAATGGAGCGATGAATTTGGACTTTGTCACATTTACTCTCGTGCCTTGCACCCGCTCCGTGAGGCTTCCAACCCTCAGTATATGGACTCCATTCCAAAACAAGAGAACGATACTTTGTGTCGCAGATACAATGAATCATAA